From Cryptococcus neoformans var. grubii H99 chromosome 6, complete sequence:
TGCAGAGTTCTGGCGTATAATATTTTGTCCTCATTGTCTGATACACAAAGCGCTTAAGCCCGTACTTCGGCAATCTAATGAGTGCTTATAAGAAAACTTACAGCTCGTGATAGCAACGAGAAGTTCAGTTTCTCGGTTGTAGGAAGTCGTTTTTAGCTTCCACCCATTCTCAGGCGTGAAATCGTCAGGATCGCATGTCGCAGCCGTATATCGCATATGCCTGAAACAACATCATCGGCCACGGTAAAAACATTTGGCCGTTGAATCCATGACTTACCAGAACTCGTTTGACGTCTTGTCTAAATGGGTAAATTAGATAAATTCATATGGTAAACCGTTGTAGCTTACCATTGAGCCATTTGGCCTCTACGGAGCTCGAAACAGGTCCTGGTACAGGGTAACTATCCCAAAGTCAATGTTGCATTGAAAAAGACACGTTGAGCATGGAGAACTTACTCGGCAATGAAATTGCCATTCGTTAATTTGATCTTTTTGATGGTAGCGCCGCGACGAGGGACAGTCTGTCTTCTCAAGAAATCGGCTCCTGCGCTGGAAATtgaggcagaagaagatgagagggGAAGGTCAGGACCCCCACTCAAGTATGGATCAGTCGTAAGGAAcgttgatgaggaagcaGGCCTGATGTGCGGATCAGCTCTAGTACTTCATGAATTACCCTCAGCTGCTGACTGACCCAGTTGTCAACGGCGTTAGCTCTTCATTGTCTTCGTTATTGACAGAGGCCCACGATCCGTGTCGCCGACTGCGGCCGCCATATCCTACGTCTCCTGTATGATCGTACTGGTAGCCCTGCTGTCCTTGACAATAGGTTAATTGAGGTGGATAATAAGGCCGATAATGGCCTGATTGTGGGTAAGGTGTACTCGGGTTGACTGATGGAGTGAAGGATGAATCTTCGCTGACTGAATTGGTAAAGGGATCATGGCGGACCATGACAATTGTGCAAGTCTGCAATCAGTCGATACTTTTGGAAAAGGCGGCAATGATATCAGCCTTCAACCCTTGATGTGGTTGGGCACAAATAGCAGAATGAACGGGAAACTTTATATAGATGTCGAAAATCCATGGAATCCTGAAAAATGCGCAGCCGGTCACCATATCCATGGTAGCAGGGGATGTGAGGTCTGTTGATCAAGGTGGCAAAAATCACACGCGACGGTACCTATTTAAAGGACCATGCAGACTGCCAGCCCACGGGAAACACTCTAGCATCCATCAAGTTTTCCTAGTAAGTACAGTACCGGCACCTCAGGTGCGAGGCTACCTTAGATATCAAGTAGTGGTATTCGAAGCGTACGCGCTGGTTACTGGCGGTCAACCCTGGGCGGTGAGAGAGACAGACAAGGCTATTCCGCGACAGGTGTTGCAAACATATATGCTGTGTTGCTCTAAAGTTCTGGAAGCAGAGGCGCTAGCGAACAGCACAAGTAGTAATGAACAAGTGACAGCCATAGCAGGCGGCAGGCGGCAGGAAACGTAATGGTGCCACAGGGCTTGCAGAGGTGGGGCTAGTAGACCGATGACTGACCATCTTGTGTTTCAGGAATCGAGAAGGAAACGAAACACAGCATCAGACACTAAAAGAAAACGAAAGGAAGTCGAGACCGAAGGAACGAGGGCCCTACCACTACAGCCCAAGGAAGTCATTTCGCCGCGGCCCGCACCTCGGTATCAAGGCGCACCACCGCCTAAACATAAATCCGCCAAAGTGGAAATCGCGACTTCAGTAGGTATCTATAATTGTATCCTCTCTGGCCTCTTTTGGCTAAGATCATGTGTAGTATCTGTTCTTAACGCTGTGAGAAGCGTTACAACCCTACGGGGTTTACTTCTCGCGAAGTTTTTCTGCGCCCGCGTTGCCTCTTCAGCTTGCTGAATGTAACGCACGATGTCGCTGGCACCGCACTACCGCCTTCTGATGTCAGGGTTCCCCCCTCTTAACTTTTTGTAtactttttttcttttccaaaATTATTAATGATGCCATCATGATATTTACTTTTTGAAACTCATTCGGATCCGGAACCACATGAATTACGTCACGACTTCTTCTCAAGTCAATGACGGAGCTCAGCTGAAAAGTAATGAATGGTAATAACCGCAGACGGCATCCATGAAGTGATACATCCGTTCCATTACGTCGTCGTCGTTATTAGCTAATAGGAGTTATCCATTGATCCCCAGCTTATTACTGCTTGCTCATCAGTAATATACCACTCCCACCGGACTATCAACACGAATATGCCGAAAGCGAACAAGTCCTCGGCATCAGCGGGGACGCGTAAGAAACATGCCGCCAAGAAGACTCACAAAGAGCACGATGATGACTCTGATCATCAAGCACAGTCGGGAACATCTCAACCTTCGAAAAAACAGCGAGGGGAGAAAAAGCTCTCTAAGGCACAAAAGAGGGCGATGCCGAAAGTGAAGCAGTACATCCCTCCACCCAAACCCCCCGCACCTCCCATCCTGGATCCTCTCGACGGACAGGGCCTTGCAAGAACTTTGCCGGCGGATTTGGTCGTCGTACTGAGACGATTAGGAAAGAAAGACGCTGTTACAAGGCGCAAAGGTCTTGAGGAATTCAGGGATGGCTGGGTGAAATACATTCTGAAGGAGAAACCagctgaggaggaagaagctgaacGAGAAGCGAAGGAGATTGCACTCCTAGCTGCTATACCTGTCTGGGCAAGTGTTTTGTACACCCATTTACAGATTATCTTCTGACTTAATACTCAGCTACATAACCTCGCAGGTCTTTTACAGTCTCCTTTCCACAGAGCTATTGCTCTTCTTATTCATACAGATCTTCTTTCTGTGCCTGCCTTTCGGGCCTCAATCTTGGAAAGCCTAAATTTGGGCCTGTTACCTGGTACGCAAAACCGTGATGTTCTTGGGTCTTGGATGATAGCTGCTTTagaagaaggtcgaagGGCAGGTGGACTAGGGCTCAGAGGATGGGAATCGTCTATCCTTTGGAAGGCGCccgatgaagaggttggCGGTGATACAGTCGTTCGCATTGATCTCCAAGAACACCTTCCCACTTTAATCGAGTACCTTACTCTATCTACTCTGAATCCTACGATCCTACACGAGGACATCCATCCAATACCTGTTGCAGCTACTCCGGTGTCTTCTGCTCCTTTGGCCAAAAAAGGTGCTAATAAGCAAGGGAAATCAAAAACATCTTCTGTCCCCCCGTCTCGACAGGCTGCAACACCCGTACCACCTCcggaggatgatgaaattCTTGAAGAAAGGATGACAAGGTATAGAGTGGGTGGACTTATAGGTCTTTCATGGCTCCTACAACAATTACCCCAAGTCGGATTGACATCCTTGCCTGAAGATCTGGTCATTTTGCTACGTCATCCTGCATTATGGCTTTCCTTGTCTTCAGAACCGGTTAATGCGGTAAATTCGCCTGGGTCACTGGGTACTGCTCAGCCTCCTGTTAGAAAAGCAGGTTATGGGCTCCTCGATGTGCTTGTAAACTCTTACGAAAGTATTGTGGCTGAGCCCGAGATGCTCAAAATGGTGTCAGATGCTGTCTTGGGTAGCTGttggagagaaaaagaggcagTGGTATGGGAATCTGCAGGGTCCGCTATTGCCAAGTTCATCCGCAGTGAGTGTTAGAACCTGATGAGAATGACGATGTCTGATCGGAGCGTTTCGTAGAATGGCCCGAATGCTGGGCACTTACCGCAGAGTCCGCTGCAGACCATCGTGATGGGCAAGACAATGATGAGCGCAatgatggggaagaggaggttgacAGTGAAGACGAGAATGTTCAAAACGTcgatgacgaagatggtGCGAATCCGGCCACTCTCCTTCAGCTTTCTTCACCATACTACTCTGATTTCTTGGACTTCACTTCCACTATCTGCCCTTATATTCCTCATATTACTTACCCCATCATTCTTGTTGTTCTCTCCACCCTTCCACCCTCCTTACTGCTGCTTGTTGGGCCGTCCCTCCAGCTCCAGACGTTATTCTCTCATCTTTGGGCTCCCGTGGATTCTCGCTTACTTTCCACGCATTCTCTGCCAGGTCAAAAATCTGCGTTCCAAGTGTTTTTCCAGGCTATATTGGAGTGTACCATATTCCTCATTGGCAAGTcatggaaggaagaggacggaAAAGAAGCTGCGATGTGGTTGGTGAAAAAGCAGCTAGGTAATAGAGCATGGAAAGATGGCGTTCTGCTTATGGGCGGAAGGGCTGGCGGAAGGCATGTCCCTCGAGGATGTACCGAAGAGAGTGAAGCTTCTGCATTTGGCAGCACTCTTGGCCGTCTGGCGTCTATTGATCAACTACTCTTAGATCAAATCCGGGTTGTGCTTACCCAGACACTAACTGATGCTTGCTTTCCGCAAGCGAACCCGGAGAACAGTCCTGTGGAGGCAAGTATTTTACCGAGAAGCTTGAGTATACTCTCTGCCATAAGAGACGCGACTACTGCTGGTCAAGTGATCAGTTTAGTGGATCAGATAATGGAGGATTTGATCCAAAAATCATCTGAGGTGTTTGTGACCCCTTCAAAGAACGATAATCCCTCCGATATAGTCATGGCGGAGACTTTAGTAGATGCTCTGAAGAGACATCAGCATTTGGTGCAAAACGGCACAGCAGAGGTAAGTACCCCAATTCAGTCCGACAAACTAAATCTTAACTATCCTTAGAAACTTTTGGGCCAAGTCAAAGATTCACCTCACGAGCTACTCATAACCCTGCACCCACCGTTGTTCATTGCTTATTTAGACAGCCTCTGCTCCAAGTTACCTTCTGCCGAGCGACCTATTTGCCAACAAGCTCTCTCTACTGTATTGCAGTCTTCCGAAATAGACTTGTCGCAGCGCTTCGCAGTTGCGAATGCTGTGTTGATTCTTGACCATACCCAACTTCTACAATCGGGCTCGCTAGACAAAATCGTCAAAGAAGCTACACATGACGCTTTAGCTGGCGGATCACCGATTGCCATCCCTGTGGTCACCGCATCTCTCAAATCCCTTTGCTATCTATCAAAATCTACCTTGGATGAGGTGTTATCTGTTACCTGCAGCGTTATTCATGAATCAACCAAAAAGCTTCTCACCACTGATTTTGTTGAACTTGGTGTTCCGCAGGCGGCCTTCGAGATCTATGCTGCCTATGCCACAAATCATCTCCAGGAAGTTATCGAATCGGATCATTTGATTTCAGGTCTGGTCGGCGTTCATCACGTCTTGTTCGTCTTACCTAGGTTACCTGGTCACATCGCGTCAGCCGAGTCAAAGGCTAGCGGTCTAGTCAATTTATGGTCCAAGCTGGGTGAGCTGGTTGTCGAATACCAGGAAAAGGTCCTCCAAAGGATATACACTGCCTTAAAGGAAGAGATAGGTGATGTAGAAGTCAGGGTGGACCCTGAGGTGCTCATTGACGTGGCTCTTGCAACAACAATCGGATCCCGCTCTGCTCCTTCTATCCATACACTTGTCCTGGCTCTGCTTCCCGAAGTGATCAGTATTATTCAGGATCTCGCTCCTCATACATCTCAACCGCCCCATCCATCTTTGCCTATCGCGGACCCACTTATACCGTTTGTCGCACATAGTGAAGATGACCTTGACTCTATTCAACCAGAGTTTGATAGCCTTGGTCGAGCGCAGACAGCCAGATACGCCGAGGCTGCGGTAGCTCTACTTCGAGCAGACAGAAGCCTCGTTAAGGATGAACCTGCTTTATTGCAAATGATTTTAGCTGTCGGTCGACTAGCACAGGATGCTCTTACTGTTCCTGGAGCCTCCAGAGGACTGTTTTCGAAAGAGACGCCCCCCAGCCGCCTGACGGATCTGGTTCGAGAAGTAGAAGGCGCCGTTTCTTTCGCTCTTGGATATGTGGATGAAGCTGAACCCTCTTGGCACCATGCCACCATTCAAGCCCTCAAATCTGGATCTGTGCCACTTGATTCTGACTTGTTACAGCGCTTAATGGTTGCGCTGCAAAAAGAAGTGACTGCAAATGGTAACGACGTGGATGCTAGGTCGTTTAGGGATGTGCTTTACAAGCACATGAGACAGATAGGCGCAGGTGTCCAAGAAGGGGAGGCATGGCTAAACTATGCCATGAGTTTGGTTGATAGATGTAAGTTCATTCAGCGTTCATTGCCGATTTGGCACTGATCAATCGGTCAGCACCACAGCTCAGCCTCGCCATAATAACTGCCATCAAACCTCTCATGCTTGATACACAGGCTTTTGCCACTGCTCAGACCCGTCTCGCATCGGCCCTTACAACCATTCCTCCGTCCAAGTGTCATACTGCACTGGATCTGTTGAGAATCTTCAACGCCTCAGCTCCAGAGGCCGATTCTACTTCTGTATTCCTCCCTCAGCAGCGAGCCCTCTTTGTACTTCGCCACGTCGCTGGATGGCTTACAAGTGATGACGTCGACGAGGACAAGTTGCCTGAGGACATGGAGTTTAGAGTCTTGGAACTTGAAGGGTCGGTGGCGCCAATCGTGCAAGACGTGGGTGGCGCACACTGGGATGGGATCTTTGACTTGGTCGAAAACGGCTTAGAGGTAACGAGCTCCTTACATTTCCGATGCTATTCAGGACTGACACTGAACAGAATTCCGGAATGGACGATTCCTCTTCGCTCTGTTTACTATATCATAGCTTGTCCGTCCTTCAGCAGATCAGAGATCTCTGTCAGACCAACAAGTCTTTGAGAGCTTCTTGGACAAGCAAAGCAAATCATATGAAACTTGTCTTGGATCTATTCTTGCAATGTCGTTCAGGTATTTTCTTTCTATTCAAATTCAATATGATGCGGCTGACAACTTGCTTAGCGAACTCTGTCCCTCTACAATCAATTCAaaaccttctccttgaccTTCTACCTGACGTCCCCGAGCAGGTCATGAAAAAGGCCAGCTTGACATCGCTTTGTAATCTGATATCCCTTTCGACATCTTCGGCTATCCAAACTGCTGCTTATCGAATCATTTCTCAAGTTATCAGGCATCAAACAGTTGGGCTGGTCTTGGAAGTAGAGGCATCTGTAGCGCAAGCTCAGGAAGGCCATGCCGAGAGAACCATTGAGATGGCAAAGGAGTTGGTGGATGTGGTCAAAATCGGAAGTGAGGTGAATTGGCATGGCGAGCTTGGTGTATCCCTAGTCTTAGGACAATTATTAGCTTGGATGTCTATACTGGATTATTTCGAGGATGCTGTAAGTGCACAACCGCTATGACTCAATGAGAAACTTACATGACATTCCATAGTCTCGGACGTTACGCTGGGCGTACTTGGATCAACTAAACACGTCCAAGCTGATCACGGATGGCCTCCTTCCAATGcttttctccattcttGGAGTATCTGAAATGGGGGCCTGGAACTTTCCCGCCAGCCAATACGCTGTAGATGAGTTCTTCACCGAGTTCCTTGACCCAGAGTCCTTGCCGGATCTTTCCCCACTTGCATCTCATCTATTTTACCGAGCACTGGTCACTATTCCATCTTCTGTCCGAGCATATTACGAATCTCTTAAGGACCGCCAGCTATCTATGTCCATGCTCTCATTCACTGCTCGGCATTACTCTCCGGTAATCATTGCTCACGAGTTCTCTGCTTTACGGGAACCTTCGGCGATGGCCCAGCTGACCGAGGAAGGTTTGAACGTGCGGATAGCGCAAGGTGGTGGTGCAACTATCGCAGCAGGAGCCGGGTCCGCTGAAGCAGTTGCTAGCTACGTGATAGATGAACAGCCAATGGAAATTGGCATCAGGTTGCCGGCAGAGTTCCCGCTGAAAGGAGTCGATGTCAGAGATTTGCGACGGGTGGGTGTGCCAGAGAACAAGTGGCGAGGGTGGTTGATGGGTTTACAGCAAACCATCACATCAAGGGCAAGTCACTTTTCCTTCATTGGCTACATACCTTAGCTAATTTCGAATAGAATGGGTTGATTCTCGAGGCGCTTACAATGTTCAAGAAGAATGTTTCGCTACATTTCGAGGGCGTCGTTGAATGTGCTATCTGTTATTCGTAAGCCTTCTCTACTCGAAACACTAATAATCTTATTTTCTGACACTTTGTACGTCAGTATCATATCTCTTACGGACAGAACGCTTCCCACCAAGCCATGCCGAACGTGCAAGAATCGATTCCATGCGAGCTGTCTCTTCAAATGGTTCAATTCGTCTCATTCGAGCAGCTGCCCCCTTTGTCGAGCTTTGTTCTAAACGTCAGCTTGGATTATAGCAGTGTGTTTCTATTAAGATTACAGTAGATGCATTCATAGCATATTTAGGAGGTTTATGTTTGACAATGGCGTTGATGATAAGGCCCTTCTGTATCACTTTTCAgtttatttattttttttaCTGGTGAAGCACTTTTGTGCAAATATTTACAGCTATAGTATGCAGGCCTATCGCACACCTTGTGCGTCATCACTTCTTTTCCGTTTAGACTTTATCCCCTCTGCATGGCCGTTGGTCGAAGCAGTGCCGCCAGCTGGTTGCCTCCCCCGTCCGCGCTTTTTTCGCCCATCTTGAacttcctcgtcgtcgtcttcgtGTTGCACGTTGCGTTTTGGTATGGAATGGTGTGACTGTGTTGTTGTGGAGGTTGGTCAATCTAATCTAATCTATTCGCATGCTTTATGCTGCAGGTTATAACCACTCACATCGCGGTATTTCGCCAAATACACTCTCAAAACACCCTCATAATTGTCGAACCCTAACGCGCGCATGGATGTAAGTATATCCTCGCCATTTaacgtcttcctcttttcatTCAAACACTTTTCAGCCGCTTCTGATGTCTGTAGTAATGAACGCGTTATTTTACTGCCTCGATAGTGtaatggaggaagagacatACGATAAATGAAATAAATTCCGACACGCATTCTTGGACACATTCCTTGGCTTCCTTCGACACTTTGGCAGAAGTTGGTAATGAAGACTTCATGATGCGTGCCACGTTCGCAATCTATGGCAACGCTGTTCAGAGGCACAAAGCAGACATTTGGAACAAGAGAGCATTGGATACTTACCGGCAGCCAACGATCTTGTTCCCGAAACTCCTCAACCTGAGCCTCTGTAAATGGTTTTGAGGGCCCTGCTCCTGCTGAATTAGCGGGGGGGTCTGGTTGATTGCCTAGCGGGGCAAGGTTCTTGAGATTTGTATGTTCTGACATCTGGgcttgttttttttttttttttgtggGGATAAAaggcgaaagaagaatatgaCTCCACGATCAGACGTAGATTTGGATCTTTTGGATGTTGATGCGGGAAGCCGGAATTGGTCGGCCGACTGCTTGATCGCCGCTTACTTTATCTGATATCGTAATTGTATTTCATTCGTCCTTTCTTATTTTATCTCCCCTCGATCTTGTCCAGCCATGCCCAAACTCAACCTCCGCTCCACCGCCGTGAAGCGCATCATGCAAGAGGCTGCAGAACTTGCATCCGCCGACGTCGACGACGACGGCTTCGTCGCCGCCCCCTTGGAGGTACGCCCCCACTTCTCGCACGCATGACTTTTCGACTATCCGCCATCTCAAGGATCATAGGGCTGATCGATATGCCAGGATGATATATTCGAATGGCATTGTACGATGCGTGGAGTCCCGGACAGTGAATATGACGGTGGTTGGTCCTTTTATCGCTCTCTGCATTGTTCCCCCGGCTAATCTGATCACTTCGTCTCTGCAGGTCTCTATCATTTTCGCATagtccttcctccttcataTCCCATGAGCGCGCCCGATATTATTTTATTGACTCCCAACGGGCGCTTTGAGCTTGGCAAGAAGGTGGGTCATGGCATGAGATAACAGCGGGTCAACGGACAAAGGGATAAAGGCAGTGCCCGCTGCGCCTGCGCAGTAGTTGCTGACGCGGGAAGATAGATTTGTATCGACGGCCTTACCAGCTTTCACGCTGGCTCATGGCAACCAGCATGGGGTGTTCGTACAGGTAGGCAACATGGTTATCGTCTGCTCATATGGGCCTGTTTTCTAATCTTCCTTCAGCGATTGTAGGCCTTCGGTCATTTTGGATGCAATCTGGCGAGGCTCTTTCTGCCATTGGTGCTCTCAACCActccaaagaagaaagaaggcgaCTTGCAAGGCTTTCGACAGAATGGAAATGTCCCACTTGTGGTATTAAAAATGAGGAGATCATGCCAAAGTATCCGGCTGCCATCgatgagaaagagggagggaaTGAAGGTGTCAAGCAATGTGTGGACAGCGGAGACAGAGTGTATCACGCCGATGCTTGTGCTTCTGAAGCTGAGCACTTGGAGGAGGTAGGAGATAGAAGGCTTGACCTTAAATCTGTAGAATTCTGTTCTGCCGAACTGGAACCACAAGCGGAAGCCACAGATTTACCAGCGTCAGCCTCTCCAGAGGTCATCTCCACGTCAGCTGTGCAAACTTCACACCCGCCCACACAAATCGCTCTTGAACCCTCTCGCACTGTTCCGCTATGGCTCGATCACCTCATTGGAGGATTCTGTATCGCCATTGGGCTAGCCATCTGCAAGCGAGTTGGGACGTACATCTTGAGCTGAGCTGTTGAATCGGCGGCGCGTTTTCGTATCTATTGATCTTCCTTATTGTATCTATCACATCTTGTCACACTCTAGATATAGACATGTTGTCATGTATTGCACCTTTTTTGTTTGTCAGTGAACCGTCCAAGCAAAATCATATTGTCATAAATTCACGGTATCATCAACGCTAAGTAAAAGAGAAGAACTGCGGTTTTTTAGTAACATATATCAAGTGGTCCAGTCGCATAAACAATAACATGTCGCTGAAAGGAACCAGACTTGATAGCCAAGTATCTAGATTGAGAAGAATGGTTGTTCACTACTCTGTCCTTGCTGCTGACCCTGCTGCGCTTGTCTCTGACCAAAAGGATTATTCGCCCCGAGACCACCTGCACCCGTCTGCTGCACCGCAACTCTATTGGAATTGTGAAACGTTGATCCCACGGGGATACCTGAACAGCCATCAGCACAACCATCAACACGGATCAcccaaaaacaaaaggtCATCACTGTAAACTTACGGAGGTTGCCCATGTTACCAAACGTATCCAAACCATCCTCTCTACCTCGTGCCAACAAGGAAGCCAATTGGCCATGCTCGCCGTCGTTTGTTTTAGTCTGGGGTGTCCATGCCGGTCTAGCTGTCGCTTGAGGTTCAAGAGGCTGTTGCTCTGGCATCTGAGCTTGAGGAGCAGGAGACTGGGATTGTGCGGTGACGTTAGGGacagggaggaaagatggcTGCTGCGGCTGCGGCTGAGGCGATGGAATTTGTCCAGTCTGCTGAGTGCCCAAGCTGGGCGCAAAGGGATTGTTGGAGCCATATCCCGTAGGCTGAGCGAGCAACGAAGTGTGTTGCTGCTGCAAATAttgctgttgctgtatCCACTCTTGCTGTTGACGTTGTTGCTCCTGGAGAGCCATTTGCTGACGCATATATTCctcttgttgctgttgttgcaTTTGTTGTTCCTGCATCTGAGCGTAGAACGGCTAGTAAGAAATGGTCAATATGATGAAATCCGAGGTATTTTGAGAGTACTTGCATTATAAGACGTATACTGCGGCTGTagctgttgttgctgctggcCCCATCCCACATCGACTAATGGCCAACCGCCAGTAGGCTGCACCGGCATCTGCTGAGTCTGCTGAGCAAAGAGGTCCGGTTGCTGAGTATAGGCATTCTGAGACTGTCTGCTGGGTTGTCAACTTTGCTTATTTTTACAAGCGTCTTTTACTCACAAGTTCAAGCTATCGTCAAACAAAGCATTCTGAGTCGCATTCTCTTGTTCTCGCTTTCTTttcgcttcctcctcctcagaCAGCCTGATGGCCCGTTGAAggtcgtcctcttcctgagTCAGcatgcttcttctcctagcttcatcttcagaCATGCGCTTGGACTCTTCGATGGCCTTTCTAAgatcgtcttcttcgtcacGAGACCTGTTCGGTCGAGTTGAAGGGCGTGGAGATTCATTCTGTCGAGCAGGGCTACGAGGTTCTCCGTAATCACGGTCACCACGAAGACCAGATGCTTCGATGGTACCCAACATTCTGTCTCGCATAGCACCCCGGGAAcgtctttcttccctcaGTCTCGATTCgtcttgaagaagattggtgatatcctttgccttttgtcTAACGTTGGATCCCACATCCTTTCCATTGTCGTCGACATAAACAAACTCTTTGAGGGTTTTGATGATGTAAATATTGTCTTTGAAGTAGATGACCACGTTTTCCGAGCCAGCGTGGAGGCAGTAGTCGAGAAGGGTGAGCGCCTTGAAAACGTGTCGCCAGTTCTTCCCTTTGTCATTCAAACGTTTGTCGAGCATCTCCATGACCTCCACAAAGTCGTTTCTACACTAAATGTCAGTCCATTTTCCACGACACCATGCGAAGACGAAACGAAGGCAGTAGGACGCACTGGTTGTAGGTCAGCTGAGCAATCTCGTTCATCATGGTGCCGGAGGGTCCCCATGGGTCATTAGAGGTGGCTTCTCGGACCTTTGTCTGTGTGTCTGTGTAGCCCTTGGTGTAGTTTTTGGCGACTCGGAGAGCTAAGAGACGTCAGTAACAGGTGGCGGGTGTTCCAACGTGGAATCGGCAGCTCACCGCCTCGGCCGCTGAAGGATGTCAGCAAAGGACTCTATGTGAATATGGGTGCTTACAGATGCTGGAGGGACGCAGCCATTGTGGATGGAGAAGTAGTCGGGGAGAATGAATGATAATCGAGAACGAGGAATAACAGTCAATAGCAATGAGAGACGACCCCAGCATCGGCGTCATTCTCCGGACATGTGTCCGCGAACCACGTGGCTTCATCCGGCCAGACCATCGTCGGTTGTCC
This genomic window contains:
- a CDS encoding transcriptional activator — encoded protein: MSEHTNLKNLAPLGNQPDPPANSAGAGPSKPFTEAQVEEFREQDRWLPIANVARIMKSSLPTSAKVSKEAKECVQECVSEFISFITSEAAEKCLNEKRKTLNGEDILTSMRALGFDNYEGVLRVYLAKYRDSHHSIPKRNVQHEDDDEEVQDGRKKRGRGRQPAGGTASTNGHAEGIKSKRKRSDDAQGVR
- a CDS encoding ubiquitin-conjugating enzyme E2 J1, with amino-acid sequence MPKLNLRSTAVKRIMQEAAELASADVDDDGFVAAPLEDDIFEWHCTMRGVPDSEYDGGLYHFRIVLPPSYPMSAPDIILLTPNGRFELGKKICIDGLTSFHAGSWQPAWGVRTAIVGLRSFWMQSGEALSAIGALNHSKEERRRLARLSTEWKCPTCGIKNEEIMPKYPAAIDEKEGGNEGVKQCVDSGDRVYHADACASEAEHLEEVGDRRLDLKSVEFCSAELEPQAEATDLPASASPEVISTSAVQTSHPPTQIALEPSRTVPLWLDHLIGGFCIAIGLAICKRVGTYILS
- a CDS encoding epsin; translation: MAASLQHLGRGALRVAKNYTKGYTDTQTKVREATSNDPWGPSGTMMNEIAQLTYNQNDFVEVMEMLDKRLNDKGKNWRHVFKALTLLDYCLHAGSENVVIYFKDNIYIIKTLKEFVYVDDNGKDVGSNVRQKAKDITNLLQDESRLREERRSRGAMRDRMLGTIEASGLRGDRDYGEPRSPARQNESPRPSTRPNRSRDEEDDLRKAIEESKRMSEDEARRRSMLTQEEDDLQRAIRLSEEEEAKRKREQENATQNALFDDSLNLQSQNAYTQQPDLFAQQTQQMPVQPTGGWPLVDVGWGQQQQQLQPQYTSYNPFYAQMQEQQMQQQQQEEYMRQQMALQEQQRQQQEWIQQQQYLQQQHTSLLAQPTGYGSNNPFAPSLGTQQTGQIPSPQPQPQQPSFLPVPNVTAQSQSPAPQAQMPEQQPLEPQATARPAWTPQTKTNDGEHGQLASLLARGREDGLDTFGNMGNLRIPVGSTFHNSNRVAVQQTGAGGLGANNPFGQRQAQQGQQQGQSSEQPFFSI